One window of Suricata suricatta isolate VVHF042 chromosome 6, meerkat_22Aug2017_6uvM2_HiC, whole genome shotgun sequence genomic DNA carries:
- the PDLIM4 gene encoding PDZ and LIM domain protein 4 isoform X1, producing MPHSVTLRGPSPWGFRLVGGRDFSAPLTISRVHAGSKAALAALCPGDLIQAINGESTELMTHLEAQNRIKGCHDHLTLSVSRPEGRSWPSTPEDSKAQAQRIHIDPEAQDGSPATSRRPSATGIGLEDGRPGLGPPYGQPSHLPLPHNGSSSEATLMTQMSTLHVSPLHSTDPARSLPRSRDCGVDLGSEVYRMLREPAEPLAAEPKQSGSFRYLQGMLEAGDGGERPGPGGPRNLKPTASKLGTPLSGLQGLPECTRCGHGIVGTIVKARDKLYHPECFMCSDCGLNLKQRGYFFLDERLYCESHAKARVKPPEGYDVVAVYPNAKVELV from the exons ATGCCCCACTCCGTGACCCTGCGCGGCCCTTCACCCTGGGGCTTCCGTCTAGTAGGCGGCCGGGACTTCAGCGCACCCCTCACCATCTCGCGG GTCCATGCTGGAAGCAAGGCTGCACTGGCTGCCCTCTGTCCTGGAGACCTGATCCAGGCCATCAATGGTGAGAGCACAGAGCTCATGACACATCTGGAGGCACAGAACCGCATCAAGGGCTGCCATGACCATCTCACCCTTTCCGTGAGCAG GCCTGAAGGCAGGAGCTGGCCCAGCACCCCAGAGGACAGCAAGGCTCAGGCACAAAGGATCCACATTGACCCTGAGGCCCAG GATGGCAGTCCGGCGACCAGCAGGCGGCCCTCAGCCACCGGGATTGGGCTAGAAGATGGCAGGCCGGGCCTGGGACCTCCTTATGGGCAGCCATCTCACCTCCCATTGCCTCACAACGGCAGCAGCAGTGAGGCTACCTTAATGACTCAAATGAGCACCCTGCATGTGTCTCCACTTCACAG CACTGACCCAGCCAGAAGCCTCCCCCGGAGCCGCGACTGTGGAGTGGACCTGGGCTCAGAGGTGTACCGGATGCTTCGGGAGCCGGCTGAGCCCTTGGCTGCAGAGCCCAAGCAGTCAGGCTCCTTCCGCTACTTGCAGGGCATGCTAGAGGCGGGGGATGGCG GGGAGCGGCCCGGGCCCGGAGGCCCCCGCAACCTCAAGCCCACCGCCAGCAAGCTGGGCACTCCGCTGAGTGGCCTGCAAGGACTGCCTGAGTGCACACGCTGCGGCCATGGCATCGT GGGCACCATCGTCAAGGCTCGGGACAAGCTCTACCACCCGGAGTGCTTCATGTGCAGCGACTGCGGCCTGAACCTTAAGCAGCGCGGTTACTTCTTTCTGGACGAGCGGCTCTACTGCGAGAGCCACGCCAAGGCGCGCGTCAAGCCCCCCGAGGGCTACGACGTGGTGGCGGTGTACCCCAATGCAAAGGTGGAACTCGTCTGA
- the PDLIM4 gene encoding PDZ and LIM domain protein 4 isoform X3 yields MPHSVTLRGPSPWGFRLVGGRDFSAPLTISRVHAGSKAALAALCPGDLIQAINGESTELMTHLEAQNRIKGCHDHLTLSVSRPEGRSWPSTPEDSKAQAQRIHIDPEAQDGSPATSRRPSATGIGLEDGRPGLGPPYGQPSHLPLPHNGSSSEATLMTQMSTLHVSPLHSTDPARSLPRSRDCGVDLGSEVYRMLREPAEPLAAEPKQSGSFRYLQGMLEAGDGGAPSSRLGTSSTTRSASCAATAA; encoded by the exons ATGCCCCACTCCGTGACCCTGCGCGGCCCTTCACCCTGGGGCTTCCGTCTAGTAGGCGGCCGGGACTTCAGCGCACCCCTCACCATCTCGCGG GTCCATGCTGGAAGCAAGGCTGCACTGGCTGCCCTCTGTCCTGGAGACCTGATCCAGGCCATCAATGGTGAGAGCACAGAGCTCATGACACATCTGGAGGCACAGAACCGCATCAAGGGCTGCCATGACCATCTCACCCTTTCCGTGAGCAG GCCTGAAGGCAGGAGCTGGCCCAGCACCCCAGAGGACAGCAAGGCTCAGGCACAAAGGATCCACATTGACCCTGAGGCCCAG GATGGCAGTCCGGCGACCAGCAGGCGGCCCTCAGCCACCGGGATTGGGCTAGAAGATGGCAGGCCGGGCCTGGGACCTCCTTATGGGCAGCCATCTCACCTCCCATTGCCTCACAACGGCAGCAGCAGTGAGGCTACCTTAATGACTCAAATGAGCACCCTGCATGTGTCTCCACTTCACAG CACTGACCCAGCCAGAAGCCTCCCCCGGAGCCGCGACTGTGGAGTGGACCTGGGCTCAGAGGTGTACCGGATGCTTCGGGAGCCGGCTGAGCCCTTGGCTGCAGAGCCCAAGCAGTCAGGCTCCTTCCGCTACTTGCAGGGCATGCTAGAGGCGGGGGATGGCG GGGCACCATCGTCAAGGCTCGGGACAAGCTCTACCACCCGGAGTGCTTCATGTGCAGCGACTGCGGCCTGA
- the PDLIM4 gene encoding PDZ and LIM domain protein 4 isoform X2, translating to MTHLEAQNRIKGCHDHLTLSVSRPEGRSWPSTPEDSKAQAQRIHIDPEAQDGSPATSRRPSATGIGLEDGRPGLGPPYGQPSHLPLPHNGSSSEATLMTQMSTLHVSPLHSTDPARSLPRSRDCGVDLGSEVYRMLREPAEPLAAEPKQSGSFRYLQGMLEAGDGGERPGPGGPRNLKPTASKLGTPLSGLQGLPECTRCGHGIVGTIVKARDKLYHPECFMCSDCGLNLKQRGYFFLDERLYCESHAKARVKPPEGYDVVAVYPNAKVELV from the exons ATGACACATCTGGAGGCACAGAACCGCATCAAGGGCTGCCATGACCATCTCACCCTTTCCGTGAGCAG GCCTGAAGGCAGGAGCTGGCCCAGCACCCCAGAGGACAGCAAGGCTCAGGCACAAAGGATCCACATTGACCCTGAGGCCCAG GATGGCAGTCCGGCGACCAGCAGGCGGCCCTCAGCCACCGGGATTGGGCTAGAAGATGGCAGGCCGGGCCTGGGACCTCCTTATGGGCAGCCATCTCACCTCCCATTGCCTCACAACGGCAGCAGCAGTGAGGCTACCTTAATGACTCAAATGAGCACCCTGCATGTGTCTCCACTTCACAG CACTGACCCAGCCAGAAGCCTCCCCCGGAGCCGCGACTGTGGAGTGGACCTGGGCTCAGAGGTGTACCGGATGCTTCGGGAGCCGGCTGAGCCCTTGGCTGCAGAGCCCAAGCAGTCAGGCTCCTTCCGCTACTTGCAGGGCATGCTAGAGGCGGGGGATGGCG GGGAGCGGCCCGGGCCCGGAGGCCCCCGCAACCTCAAGCCCACCGCCAGCAAGCTGGGCACTCCGCTGAGTGGCCTGCAAGGACTGCCTGAGTGCACACGCTGCGGCCATGGCATCGT GGGCACCATCGTCAAGGCTCGGGACAAGCTCTACCACCCGGAGTGCTTCATGTGCAGCGACTGCGGCCTGAACCTTAAGCAGCGCGGTTACTTCTTTCTGGACGAGCGGCTCTACTGCGAGAGCCACGCCAAGGCGCGCGTCAAGCCCCCCGAGGGCTACGACGTGGTGGCGGTGTACCCCAATGCAAAGGTGGAACTCGTCTGA